AGCCTTTATATTGAAGTGGCCTTACTTGGGGGGTATTGGGGAGTGCTTAGGCTACAGTTTTCAACTGGGTTTGATGATTGGgttacatttttcttttggatgagCATTTTGTTTGCATTTACTGAACTGGGTTTGTACAATTTGTTTGCGTATTTTAACATGGAATGATCATCTGGTTGTatcttttggttttttggttctaacttttctcttttttgtgtaTTTTTGGTCTGCTAATCAGGATGGAGTGGCCATCCTGTATGTGGGAAGCGTTACCACTTCATAATTCGAGCCGACACTAATTCCATCGACGGATATCACAAGCCCTGTACAAGTTGTGGGGACTTGGTTCATTTGTCAGACCCAAGGTGAACTTTCTGTCCACATTGTTGGATTCCTATTTGCCATTTGGACTTGAACGTCTATTAGAAATTTGAAAGAGTTCTACATTGTATATTTCTGTATTGGTTTTAATCCCTTCAGCCTGTACAGAGCTATTGTTTGTTGAAGCAGATTGTTTCTTTCAGTCCATGAAGTATATTCGAGTCCCTGAAGTTGGAATTCTTCTCCTTTGTCAATTATGCATAGGTCTTGTGTGGTCATGACTTTCAAACATCTCTTTCAGATGTTACCTGTGTGCTTGTGCAACACTCATTGGTTTTGGCTGGCTAATGAAAATGCCTTGTTTCATAAATATAATGTAACGATCATTGTTTGcttttatcccttttcttttcacctggggggtggggggaggggaggaagggGGTAGGTGAGAGGTTATAAACTAGATTAATTACTTAAACAACTTAGAATAGCTGCCTTAGATGTTCTTGCCTTGCAACAAGGCAATGGAAGGGAATTTATGGTTAGTGGCTGTTTCAACCATATCAAGGCAGTGGTACATTTTTCTATCAAATGTGGCATGGCTGAATGAATGCTTATTTTTTGCAGCCTAGTTCTTTACATTTCTTTATGTCAATGAGTCAATCACATGTTTCAATTCCCGACTTTGAGGACTTTTGGAGCCAAATCAAAAAGTATCCTACCTCAAATGTTAAGAAAACAATCCTAGGCTGCCCATGTCTAACCTCCCagcattcttttgtttttcttcagtCGAAAGGGTTTTTTATGGCAGGCTTATGTTTCATGGGACAACATTGTGTGAATCAATTTAGTGCACTCAGAACCTGATAGTTTCTACATGGGGCTTTGTAAATCTCTTGATTCTAAAGATTTCAAGGTGTTCCCTAGAGAGTACGCAATGACTGATTTTTCAGGTGTGTTTTTCACTTGGTATCCTAGTTTTCAACATTAATTTATTGGATAGTTAAATTAACACCTGCCTTGATTTTGTTGTTATATTGTCGGAATTGCAGCTTAAATTGAATTGTTGTGTCTGCAAGTGCAAGGTCGAGGTGTATATGGTTGTGCTTAGAAGTAGAGTGGCCTCTCAGCTTATTACTTCTGAAGTGGAGCTTCTTGAACCAATCATGTTGCTTGTTGCGAATACTCGCAGAGTTGTTAAGGGTGTTATCAATGATAAGCCTGAGAGAATCACAAAAAAACATCATATTACCATAAAATGGAAATACTTTTTAGAAGTTATCTCACTGTTATTGGCTAGGCATGTTAGCCATATATGTATGGTTATGTTTTTCAATTGATTGTACATTGCTCTTATGCTCAGCCTTGATGTTGAGTAACAGTTAgttttgtttttatattttgttgttGATGGCCGAAATTGATGGCAAATTGGTTGCTTCCCGTGTTGGCCATGTATGTATAATATGTTTTCCAATTGATTTCACATTGCTTTTATGGTCGGATTGATGTTTAGTAACGGttggttttgtttttatattttgttgttAATGGCTGAAAGTGATGGCAAATTGGTAGCTCCATGCCTTCTATGCTATTTATTGAAGGTGGCAATGGTCTTTTATGCATTCAATCTTGAGAACTATGGGCAGAAGATTTCGTTGAATACACTGATTTTGGGCTGCTACTGTTAGATTTCATCAAATATTGATGGAACAGTGTTGTGATTGTTGTCTTATTTCACCTCCATGATCCtctattatatttttcattattcGATGCAATGTTTTTCAGGTGCAAGTCATGCAACTATGTAATGACTGCAGAAGATCTGGAAGACTGGGTCTATCTTCAGTTGGAGGACACTAATCACCTATTGCATGGTGTTGTTCATTCAAATGGCTATGGCCACCTTCTCAGAATAAATGGCAGGGAAGGCGGCTCCAAATTTCTCTCAGGATGTGACATTATGGACTTTTGGGATCGGCTGTGTGGGACACTTAGAGTCAGGTGAGGACTCTTGTTTCCTCTTAGTTATGTTGTAAGAACAATTTTATATTTCTGCCCCCTGGGTTTCATTGCTGCAAATGTTGGAGATTAGGTAGGAAAAACTGATAGAACTATCATATCTTCTTCAGTGTTATTAATGTTCGAGTTTGAACgttgaaactttgggtgggtgggATAATTTCAGTAAAAATTCTTGGACTGCTGCCTGCTGGCTGATGCTAATGGAAGATATCAGCATTAGTGGTTTGGGCCTATCCTACTTCCAAACAATGTATTTATTGTTGGTTTGCCTGTTTGGAagtgaaaaagaaattaatactTTATTGGCCTTCATTTCTGCCTGCTGAGTCTAAGAATCTTCTCCTTGTTCACCAGTGCAGTATTTTCTGCATTGTCTAAATCATAAGTTATTATTCTTGCTAGTCCTTATGAGATTCCTAACATGTTctaattgcattttttttcttctttattgatGCTTCCCCCTTAATTAGGAAGATGAGTGTGATGGATGTATCAAAGAAATATGGGCTAGAGTACCGCATTCTTCATGCGATAACAAATGGCCTCCCATGGTATGGTGATTGGGGTTTTGAATTTGGAGCTGGTAGCTTTGCTCTAACTGTGGATGCCTACCAGAAAGCAGTTGACACACTATCTAATATGCCCCTAAGCCTCTTTCTCTCCCAATCACGGAAACCTCGCATGCGTCTTCAGGATGTAATTTCATTCTACCAAGTCATGTCAGAATGTGAGCTTGAAACGACGAGAGATCTATTCCGCTTTTTGTTGAAGCTAATTCATGATTCACACAAGAAGAGTGACCTTGGCAGAACCTGCATCAAGAATGGATCCTCTAGTTCAACAGTGCTATGTGCATGGACGGTTGCTGATATTGACCGTGTTGAACAAGCCATGATTAAGGTGCTACGAGCAGTTGCAGCTGGTAGTGATTCTCACTGGGTGTCTTGGCGTGCTCTCAGGGGTGCTGTTACTAAGTTGGGTTCTCCTGAGCTCCTTGATTACTGCCTGAAGGACCTGAGAGGAAAATTGACATCGGGCGTGGTCGTCTGTTCCAGGTGCAACCCTGATACAGATGCTATTGAATATGGGTAAATGTCTTGAGCTACTGCTTGCTTGTTTTGCATTTCTCAAGTACACTGTTTTCTTAGTCTAGGATTGTCTTGCTTCACTGAGCTTTTAGGTTCTGATTTGTGCATTCGTAATTTCCATTGTGCAGACTTGAACCCGCAGCTGTTGTAGAGAATATTCTTGGGGATCCATTGGACGTGAGCCCAAATTGCTTATCGGAAGAGCATCTTCTGCGTGACCTGAAATTCATATTTGAATCTCTTCTCCACCCTAAAACCATGGTAAGCTATAGACCTCAGTTGGCACGAAAGCTTGCACTCAGTTCAGCAGCAAAGCTATTTGACTGCAAGCAGTTTGTCAAGGACTATTCCAAGTGTGATGAGAGGGCCACTGTAAATCCTTTTGCAATTCGCCTGTCATGCTTAGTGGAGCTATTGGATCACCCTAAAGATTACACTCAACCACCACCTGAATTCATTGTATTACCGCTTAATGCTACTGTTGCTGACCTGAAGGTTGAAGCGACAAAAGCATTTCAAGAAGTATATGTGTTATTTCGGAGATTCCAAGCAGAGGAGTTGCTCGACTATGGTTGTGTTGATGACTCGACTCGAGTGAAGTTCCTTGTTGGGTTGAGCGGATCTGTTCGGGTAAGAGGGAGATGCCTTGGTAAACATGGGCTGCGGCGGTTCCGGATGGAGAGGGGAATTGAGAACTGGACGGTTGATTGCACTTGTGGTGCTAaagatgatgatggtgaacGGATGTTGGCTTGTGATACATGTGGTGTATGGCAGCACACTAGATGTGCAGGCATTGATGACTTTGCTGCGGTAccatcaaagtttgtttgtgaAGGATGTGAAGTAAACCATTACCCAGCGTCACCAACCTCTAAAGGTGGAAGACAATGCAAAGATGAATCGGTCTCAGTTTTAAACGTTGGATTTGAGAATAACCTCACAATGCCTTTCAGTGTACGATGATGAAAATGTATCTTATGGTTGTAGATGTACAGTTTCCCATTTTAGGTGGGGTTTTTAGCCTAAAGAATGTATAGCGGCTTAGTGGCCAACTGGGTTCGGtttagaggtttttttttttaatgctctACTTTTTGAGGGTGTTTGCTAGACCTTTTATTAGGTTTCTTTTCTCTCTGTCCTTTTTTGAGGGTGTATGCTTTATATACCCTTtattaggtttttatttttcttgttttctggCTGTTTCTGTCAGTTCCAGGAACAGAAAATCGTATCTTATAAGTTGGTCCGTTTTTTTATGCTACTCTCTATGTTTTGCAATTGACAATGAGCATTAACCGAACCATACTTTCCCTAATTACAAAAGACCACCTGAACTTCCAatataaaggggaaaaaatgacaTCATAACAATGATAAATGACAAAGAAAACTCACAAACTACTCATTTGGGACCAGGATCTATCATGTCTGGTACCTGTTGATTCTGTTGCTCAGGTTGGCTAGGTGGATCAATCTTGGCTACTTCTGAAGGAGGCATTACAGATGGTTCTTTGAATGGGGAGAGGCTTCTCATTGACCTACAGAGCCTCGAATATTTTTTGACAACATCCTTGTACACATTCAGCAATGTCTCAACGTCGGTGACAGTTAGATCTCCAGGCTTAGCTTCCATGAAAGGATAATCTCCTCCATCTGACAAAGAAAAGCAATTCAACATTAGTTATGACAACACACTTTCAAGTGCATTCTCAATAGGGGTCATAAGGCACATGGGGAAACTCTGCTATCAAAGCCGGTGACAGTCGCTAAGCGTATTCGAATCCAAATTTTAACAATACTAAAAATATTCTTTCCATGACTGACAGACAGTCAAATCTCCTATCCACAAAGCTCACAACAGTTTTCTATTGGACCTAATGATGATGTCTTGGAGATACTATGTGAAAACACAATGGTTGACCATAAGCAATAACCATCCCAAATAGGCAGAAGGCACAAAGTGGcaagaaaaatagaaacgaTTATATGGGCCAAGCACAATCCCCTGCTCTACAAAGATGAAACAGTGCGTATGTTGAAGTTTACTACTCACCAAGAGCATTGATCTCCTCATTAAACTTTCTCGAGAAATGACCTTGATATGTGGGCCTAGCCGACTGCAGTGAGGAGAACGGGTCTATTCGTGTCTCACCTTTAGTCAACCTTGCAGGAAGCATGTTCATTTGGAGTTCCAACCTTGCTGCAAGCATATTCTCTTGAAACTCTGCTTCATCCATGGTGAGAGACTTGCAATCCAAGTCAACAATAAACAATTTGGCCGACATAAGATTTGTAAAGTAATAAGCAACTTCTGAGACGAGTTTTGACTGCTGCCGGAACAGTTGGATGAATTTGAGGTTGGAATGCAGCTGAGGGGGGTTGGCCTGTCAATGATGCATTTCAATTGGTGATGATGATTCAGATTGCATATAAATAGATAATAAATAATGGGCTCTAATCCTGAAAATACAGTAGCAATGAAATCTCAAGCTTGAGGAAAACCCAGTCaaattataatgaaataaaattcttttGAGTGGAAATCCTGACACCGAATCATTTGAGAAATTGACCATAATGAATAAATCACAGGATCAGAAGCTCCCAATCTCATTCGAAGGTGTTACTAAATGAACCCAGAGTACCACAACCATAAAAAACAAAGTATTGACCTTCCAAAAAGAGCCACCAGAAAATGTGAGAGAAATATAATATGTAATGAATAGGAGTTCAAAAGGAAATCTTGTTTTCTCATAGACAAGACTACCATATAAAAAAGAATGCATCCTGTCTGGACAAAGGTAGCCAATGAACCTTGTAATGTCAAATTTGGTGGACAAACTCAACCTTTTCTTAAAAGGAAATTTTGCTATTACATACACACGAAATACCACTGAGTTGTATTTGACCTTTTCAATTCAGAATTATCACTGTTTTGCAGTCATAGTTGCTCCCAAATCAAAAAGGACACACCTGTTTGGACAATGGTAATCAATGAACCCTTGTGCCTGATTTGAGCAAATATCAAATTTGGttggcttttttatttttttattttttttggggggggtggtggggttgGTTGTAAATGATTGGACTTTAGCCCCTTGTATTCCAGCTTTCAACTGTTATTCTGCCAATTGGCCTTTCACCATTTTCTTAAGCTTTGTATGCCATATGGCAAAAACCTTAAATCCTTAAATGCCTCAAATTCCGAAAGGCAATAAACCGCCAGCTGCACTAGGCATGCACAGCCATTGTGCTACCAGCCTACCATTTTCCCAGCCTTCTTCACTTCCCAATTCTATCAATAAAATTTGGAACTTAAACTACTGCCAGTACCACAGTATAGGGTATGGGCAGATATATTTTGGAAATCAGTACATACGAACCAAAGGTAACCTATGAGACAAGATAATTTTCCGTAGAAACTTCATACCTGAAAGCAAAAATTGTAACCCAAATATGCCACATGATCAATCAGTAACAGCTTATCAAGGTCACAGGTGACTTTAAATAAACGTATTCAACTGGCAGAACACTAGCAGTCTAGAAATTAcatctataaaaaaataaaattaaaataaaaagcataacaataacaataacaataacaaataaaaaaataaaaataaaagcataacATGTCTAGTACATAATCAGTTTCTTTTTTCGTTTGAAAAAAGACAGTCAGTTTTGATAAAGTCTAATAGAGAGCCTACATCAAGGGTCATGTAATGAATTATATGGCAGCCCCATGAAGGACTACAAATGAAATGAATCTTATGGACAAAGATTCATGAACATCACATCAGATGGAAAGTCCTTATAACTTCAAACCACCTCTGGTCCATAAAAGTCACACTGTCAAGTCTTTCAGGATCAAATCATATTCAAAAAATAACCGTGACTTTACTAAGCCTTATCACacaagaaaacaataaagatACTAAAGTTTTGAATTATCGACAACAGGCAGAATCATTTATTACCAAGGAGACCTTGCCTTGATGGTAACATAAATAAGAACTGGAAGGAAGTCATCAGCCCCAGCTAGAACACGATGAGCTGACATTGAGACATTGAGAAGCAAATTGTTGATGACCTTGCAGCAATTCAAAATACAGAGAAGCTTTTCACGAGGAGATTTGAAGGCGTTCATTTTCTGCAGCTCTTTCTCTGCAAGCtgtgagaaggaaagaaagcgCTTTC
This genomic stretch from Macadamia integrifolia cultivar HAES 741 chromosome 2, SCU_Mint_v3, whole genome shotgun sequence harbors:
- the LOC122088674 gene encoding vacuolar protein sorting-associated protein 9A-like, producing MDSSSRSLTFYDFLDRMRHPTSLDLVRSIKSFIVSFSFNAVNSENDSKRFQDFLSTMETSIRDHPLWSGASEEEIDCAVEGLEKYVMTKLYARTFASSQEDTKVDQEILEKIHLLQKFVRPEHLDIPEALHNEASWLLAEKELQKMNAFKSPREKLLCILNCCKVINNLLLNVSMSAHRVLAGADDFLPVLIYVTIKANPPQLHSNLKFIQLFRQQSKLVSEVAYYFTNLMSAKLFIVDLDCKSLTMDEAEFQENMLAARLELQMNMLPARLTKGETRIDPFSSLQSARPTYQGHFSRKFNEEINALDGGDYPFMEAKPGDLTVTDVETLLNVYKDVVKKYSRLCRSMRSLSPFKEPSVMPPSEVAKIDPPSQPEQQNQQVPDMIDPGPK
- the LOC122088665 gene encoding PHD finger protein At1g33420-like, which translates into the protein MVMNGRPLKRMKRRVTADLYDFLNFPENTSGGNHPDGPFRLNVRSFLSKHAQLPPPSSLFPHLLTWQIVFRIGDLVEGPDSSPAVVALDVVEEDVTRSRSVYCDQCRVVGWSGHPVCGKRYHFIIRADTNSIDGYHKPCTSCGDLVHLSDPRCKSCNYVMTAEDLEDWVYLQLEDTNHLLHGVVHSNGYGHLLRINGREGGSKFLSGCDIMDFWDRLCGTLRVRKMSVMDVSKKYGLEYRILHAITNGLPWYGDWGFEFGAGSFALTVDAYQKAVDTLSNMPLSLFLSQSRKPRMRLQDVISFYQVMSECELETTRDLFRFLLKLIHDSHKKSDLGRTCIKNGSSSSTVLCAWTVADIDRVEQAMIKVLRAVAAGSDSHWVSWRALRGAVTKLGSPELLDYCLKDLRGKLTSGVVVCSRCNPDTDAIEYGLEPAAVVENILGDPLDVSPNCLSEEHLLRDLKFIFESLLHPKTMVSYRPQLARKLALSSAAKLFDCKQFVKDYSKCDERATVNPFAIRLSCLVELLDHPKDYTQPPPEFIVLPLNATVADLKVEATKAFQEVYVLFRRFQAEELLDYGCVDDSTRVKFLVGLSGSVRVRGRCLGKHGLRRFRMERGIENWTVDCTCGAKDDDGERMLACDTCGVWQHTRCAGIDDFAAVPSKFVCEGCEVNHYPASPTSKGGRQCKDESVSVLNVGFENNLTMPFSVR